The Thermosynechococcus sp. genome has a segment encoding these proteins:
- a CDS encoding CmpA/NrtA family ABC transporter substrate-binding protein codes for MSQLSRRRFLMTATATAVGAIALKGCAPAQSPQGQQQGGGTAADVETDTIKLGFIPIVESAPLIIAKEKGFFAKHGLANAQLAKQANWASARDNVVIGSAGGGIDGGQWQMPMPHLISEGIITLNNQKVPMYLLAQLNTQGNGIAISGANRGKGIHLKIADPNYIKDFAAKNGRKFKAAYTFPQVNQDLWIRYWFAANGIDPDRDIDLLAVPPAETVAGMRNGTMDAFSTGDPWPFRIVSDDIGFMATLTAQMWPYHPEEYLAVRADWVDKHPKATKALLKAVIEAQQWCDDKANRPELIQICSRREYFNVPGNILTPPYEGTYTMGDGQPNFNDFNIGPLYWRDPNGNSVSFPYKSHDLWFLTENLRWGFNADKLKDFDNIKQIIDRVNRADLWREAAKELGIPAADIPSSDSRGVETFFDGVKFDPDNPQAYLNSLKIKVKS; via the coding sequence ATGTCTCAATTATCGCGTCGTCGCTTTTTAATGACTGCTACTGCTACTGCTGTGGGGGCGATCGCCCTCAAGGGATGTGCCCCAGCCCAAAGTCCCCAAGGACAGCAACAGGGCGGTGGAACTGCCGCAGATGTAGAAACAGACACAATTAAACTAGGCTTTATTCCCATTGTTGAGTCTGCCCCTCTAATCATTGCCAAAGAAAAGGGCTTTTTTGCCAAACATGGCCTGGCCAACGCGCAACTGGCCAAGCAAGCCAACTGGGCCAGTGCCCGTGACAACGTCGTCATTGGCTCCGCCGGTGGTGGCATTGATGGCGGTCAGTGGCAAATGCCCATGCCGCACCTCATCAGCGAGGGCATCATTACCCTCAACAATCAAAAGGTACCCATGTACCTGCTGGCCCAATTAAATACCCAAGGCAACGGCATTGCCATTTCCGGAGCCAATCGAGGAAAAGGCATTCACCTAAAAATTGCTGACCCGAACTATATCAAGGATTTTGCCGCTAAAAACGGACGTAAATTCAAAGCCGCCTATACCTTTCCCCAAGTCAACCAAGACCTTTGGATCCGCTATTGGTTTGCCGCCAACGGCATTGACCCTGATCGCGATATTGACCTATTAGCCGTCCCACCCGCCGAAACCGTCGCCGGAATGCGCAACGGCACCATGGACGCCTTCAGTACCGGTGATCCTTGGCCCTTCCGCATTGTCAGCGATGATATTGGCTTTATGGCCACTCTGACAGCCCAGATGTGGCCCTACCACCCCGAAGAGTACCTAGCGGTGCGGGCCGACTGGGTAGACAAACACCCCAAAGCCACCAAAGCCCTGCTCAAGGCAGTCATAGAAGCACAACAGTGGTGTGACGACAAGGCCAATCGTCCTGAATTGATTCAGATTTGCAGCCGCCGTGAATACTTCAACGTTCCTGGCAATATCCTGACACCGCCCTATGAAGGCACCTACACCATGGGGGATGGTCAACCAAATTTCAATGACTTTAACATCGGACCTCTCTACTGGCGGGATCCCAACGGCAATAGTGTTTCTTTTCCTTACAAGAGTCATGATCTGTGGTTTTTAACCGAGAATTTGCGCTGGGGCTTTAATGCCGATAAGCTTAAAGATTTTGACAATATCAAGCAAATCATTGATCGGGTGAACCGCGCCGATTTGTGGCGAGAGGCCGCCAAGGAGCTGGGGATTCCCGCAGCCGACATTCCCAGCAGCGATTCCCGCGGCGTGGAAACGTTCTTCGATGGCGTCAAGTTTGATCCCGACAACCCCCAAGCCTATCTAAACAGCCTCAAAATCAAGGTCAAGTCCTAG
- a CDS encoding bifunctional diguanylate cyclase/phosphodiesterase: MVASIPQAGEILYPYLIEIEQVYYDVQICCYAHLTPGVVAQVKPHLLVLIAQGEELLNTVETLQQQYPQLPLVVIDTSDRPEVETPVLHSGAQDYLTIQELSPNLLARSFRHAIDRHQVEQALLRQAQYDRLLMEITQHIHQSLDLTTILENTVNDIRELLECDRVLIYRLLDRGRGIMEVEAVVPPWSSALGELVGDSCFRDHYAEAYRRGRIHVVHNLDTAALDPCYRDLLAYYQVKANLVVPIVVEGRLWGLLICQQCGHPRNWQDREIGLIKQISTQLAIAILQAELYQRAQAEIQERKAIEAQLLYQARHDQLTHLANRSFFEEKLRLTLRYAAEHPNYHYAVLCLDLDRFKTLNDSLGHSIGDLFLKAFAQRLSRCVSPQDVVARLGGDEFAVLLNDIQGIEEAQAIAERLRDRLSHPFEIEHYTLYTTVSIGLVMGNLHYTSSEEVLRNADMAMYHAKTKGHNRIDVFQPLLLQQLRDRLHLEVELRQAIERGDFVLYYQPIVKLHNQSLKGFEALLRWQKGDTLISPSVFIPVAEETGLIFELSRWVLHSACEQLQQWQQRYPKLKSVGLTVSINLSANQFSLPTLVPEIRQTLEHHHLAGQFLKIEITESTLMQHLDTAREILAELKAMGVRVNIDDFGTGYSSLSYLRSLPLDGIKIDLSFISQMDRSQEDFELVRTILALARNLHLDCIAEGIENTTQLQRLRSLRCPSGQGYLFAPPLTIDKAEVYLQEHIL; this comes from the coding sequence GTGGTTGCAAGCATTCCCCAAGCCGGTGAAATTTTATATCCCTATCTGATAGAAATTGAGCAGGTTTACTACGACGTTCAAATCTGTTGTTATGCTCATCTAACCCCCGGGGTGGTTGCTCAGGTGAAGCCCCATCTGCTTGTTTTGATAGCTCAGGGGGAGGAGCTCCTCAATACTGTCGAGACCCTCCAACAGCAGTATCCCCAGTTGCCCCTGGTGGTCATTGATACAAGCGATCGCCCTGAGGTCGAAACTCCAGTCCTTCACAGTGGCGCTCAGGACTATTTAACGATTCAAGAACTCAGTCCCAATTTACTCGCCCGCAGTTTTCGCCATGCCATCGATCGCCATCAGGTGGAACAGGCCCTACTACGCCAAGCCCAGTACGATCGCCTGCTGATGGAAATTACGCAGCACATTCACCAATCCCTCGACTTGACTACGATTCTTGAAAATACCGTCAACGATATCCGGGAATTACTGGAGTGCGATCGCGTGCTTATTTATCGTCTCCTCGATCGCGGGCGCGGCATTATGGAGGTTGAAGCCGTAGTGCCTCCTTGGTCATCAGCTTTGGGAGAGCTGGTGGGGGATTCCTGTTTTAGGGACCATTATGCAGAGGCCTACAGGCGCGGTCGCATCCATGTGGTGCATAATTTAGACACGGCGGCCCTTGACCCCTGTTATCGCGATTTGCTGGCCTATTACCAGGTCAAGGCCAATCTTGTCGTCCCAATTGTTGTGGAAGGGCGCCTCTGGGGATTGCTCATCTGTCAGCAATGTGGCCACCCTCGCAACTGGCAGGATAGGGAAATTGGCCTGATAAAGCAAATTTCCACCCAGTTGGCGATCGCCATCCTCCAAGCGGAACTCTATCAAAGAGCCCAAGCAGAAATTCAAGAGCGCAAAGCGATTGAAGCTCAACTGCTGTACCAAGCCCGTCACGACCAGCTCACCCATTTAGCCAATCGCTCGTTCTTTGAGGAAAAATTGCGCCTAACCCTGCGCTATGCCGCCGAGCACCCCAATTACCACTACGCCGTTCTCTGCTTGGATTTAGATCGCTTCAAAACCCTCAACGATAGCCTGGGACACTCCATTGGGGATTTGTTTCTCAAAGCATTTGCCCAGCGCCTGAGTCGTTGTGTCAGCCCACAGGATGTAGTGGCACGCCTCGGAGGCGACGAATTTGCAGTTTTGCTGAACGATATTCAGGGCATAGAGGAGGCTCAGGCCATTGCCGAAAGGCTGCGCGATCGCCTCAGCCATCCCTTTGAAATTGAGCACTACACCCTCTATACCACTGTGAGTATCGGGCTGGTCATGGGCAATCTCCATTACACCAGTAGTGAAGAAGTGCTCCGGAATGCCGACATGGCCATGTACCACGCGAAAACGAAGGGACACAATCGCATTGATGTCTTTCAGCCCCTGCTGCTGCAACAGCTGCGCGATCGCCTGCATTTAGAAGTGGAGCTGCGGCAAGCCATTGAACGGGGCGACTTTGTTCTCTACTACCAGCCAATTGTTAAGCTCCATAACCAATCGCTCAAAGGTTTTGAGGCACTCCTACGCTGGCAAAAGGGGGATACCCTCATTTCCCCCTCCGTGTTTATTCCCGTTGCTGAAGAAACTGGCCTCATTTTTGAACTCTCCCGCTGGGTGCTGCACAGTGCCTGTGAACAGTTGCAGCAGTGGCAACAGCGTTATCCCAAGCTTAAGTCCGTTGGCCTTACGGTAAGTATCAACCTGTCAGCGAATCAGTTTTCTTTGCCTACCCTTGTGCCTGAGATTCGGCAAACCCTTGAGCACCACCATTTAGCCGGTCAATTTCTGAAGATTGAAATTACTGAGAGTACATTGATGCAGCACTTGGATACCGCCCGCGAAATTCTCGCCGAGCTCAAAGCCATGGGGGTGCGCGTTAACATAGATGACTTTGGCACAGGTTACTCTTCCCTGAGCTATTTACGTAGTCTTCCCTTGGATGGCATTAAAATCGATCTGTCTTTTATTTCCCAAATGGATCGCAGCCAAGAAGACTTTGAATTGGTGCGCACGATTTTGGCCTTGGCTCGCAATCTACACCTTGATTGTATTGCCGAAGGCATTGAAAATACCACTCAACTGCAACGGTTGCGATCGCTGCGCTGTCCCTCTGGCCAAGGCTATCTTTTTGCCCCGCCGCTGACCATAGATAAGGCTGAGGTGTACCTCCAAGAGCACATCCTCTAA
- the trpS gene encoding tryptophan--tRNA ligase: protein MTKKRVLSGVQPTGSLHLGNYLGAIRNWVAGQAEYENYFCVVDLHAITVPHNPAELAANTYTVAALYLACGIDPAHATIFVQSHVSAHAELTWLLNCITPLNWLEDMIQFKEKAVKQGENVAAGLLDYPVLMAADILLYDADLVPVGEDQKQHLELTRDIAARVNYLFARNQPPILKLPEPLIPQAGARVMSLTDGTKKMSKSDPSELSRINLLDSPDAIRKKIKRCKTDPIRGLVFDDPDRPEANNLLSLYQVLTGKTKEAVAAECADMGWGQFKPLLTDAVIATLEPIQQRYNEIMADPSYLKDLLKKGQQQAASVANATLERVKLAFGFALP, encoded by the coding sequence GTGACCAAAAAACGGGTGCTTTCGGGCGTACAGCCCACCGGTAGCCTGCATTTAGGCAATTACCTCGGTGCCATTCGCAACTGGGTAGCCGGTCAAGCAGAGTATGAAAACTACTTTTGCGTCGTGGATTTACACGCGATTACAGTCCCCCACAATCCGGCCGAACTCGCTGCCAATACCTACACAGTAGCAGCTCTGTATTTGGCCTGTGGTATTGATCCTGCCCACGCCACTATTTTTGTGCAATCCCACGTCAGCGCCCATGCCGAACTCACTTGGCTCCTCAACTGCATTACCCCCCTCAACTGGCTGGAGGACATGATCCAATTCAAGGAAAAAGCCGTCAAGCAGGGCGAAAATGTGGCAGCAGGACTACTGGACTACCCAGTACTGATGGCAGCCGATATTTTGCTCTACGATGCCGATCTTGTGCCCGTGGGCGAAGATCAAAAACAGCACTTGGAACTCACCCGCGATATTGCCGCCCGTGTAAACTACCTCTTTGCCCGCAATCAGCCGCCAATTTTGAAGCTGCCGGAGCCCTTGATTCCTCAGGCGGGGGCACGGGTGATGAGTCTCACCGATGGCACCAAAAAAATGTCGAAGTCAGATCCATCGGAGTTGAGTCGGATTAACCTTTTGGACTCCCCTGATGCCATTCGCAAAAAGATCAAGCGCTGCAAAACGGATCCGATTCGTGGCTTGGTCTTTGACGATCCCGATCGCCCCGAAGCCAATAACCTGCTGAGCCTCTATCAAGTGCTCACGGGAAAAACTAAGGAGGCAGTGGCGGCAGAGTGTGCCGATATGGGCTGGGGACAGTTTAAGCCCCTACTCACGGATGCGGTGATTGCTACCCTTGAACCAATTCAGCAGCGCTACAACGAGATTATGGCAGATCCAAGCTACCTGAAGGATTTGCTGAAAAAAGGCCAACAGCAGGCAGCGAGTGTGGCAAATGCCACTTTAGAGCGGGTAAAACTTGCCTTTGGGTTTGCGCTCCCATGA
- the ntrB gene encoding nitrate ABC transporter permease has protein sequence MATASVRRNGPVNPLTTLLRQRGSDFYLPIIGLIGFLIVWQMLSTAKILALPGPIQVFADERSRYLIFHPFYYNSPLDQGLARQTLISLTRVAQGYGLAAIIGITLGILVGTSKALNKALDPIFQFLRMVAPLAWVPISLAALRQNEPAAIFVIFITAIWPILINTAVGVREIPQDYKNVSRVLRLSRKTFFFKILLPSALPYIFTGLRIAIGLAWLAIIAAEIVMSGVAGIGFFIWDAYQQNYVSEIIVAVVYIGAIGLILDRLVGFLQSKIAPANR, from the coding sequence ATGGCTACTGCATCTGTGCGCCGCAATGGCCCTGTCAATCCTCTGACAACGCTTTTACGTCAGCGGGGATCTGATTTTTATCTGCCGATTATTGGCCTGATTGGGTTTCTCATTGTTTGGCAAATGCTATCTACCGCCAAAATTCTGGCCCTCCCTGGCCCAATTCAGGTGTTTGCTGATGAGCGCAGTCGCTATCTCATTTTTCATCCCTTTTACTATAACAGTCCCCTTGATCAGGGGTTGGCACGGCAGACGCTAATTAGTTTGACCCGCGTTGCCCAAGGCTATGGCTTGGCCGCGATTATTGGAATTACGCTGGGGATTTTGGTGGGCACCAGTAAAGCGCTCAACAAAGCTCTCGACCCCATCTTTCAATTTCTGCGCATGGTGGCTCCCTTGGCGTGGGTACCTATCTCCCTGGCGGCGTTGCGCCAAAATGAACCCGCTGCAATCTTTGTGATCTTCATTACCGCCATTTGGCCAATTCTCATCAATACTGCTGTGGGCGTACGGGAAATCCCCCAGGACTACAAAAATGTGTCGCGGGTGCTGCGACTATCCAGGAAAACGTTCTTTTTCAAAATTCTGCTGCCCTCAGCACTACCCTACATTTTTACAGGGTTACGGATTGCCATTGGCTTGGCCTGGTTGGCCATTATCGCGGCCGAAATTGTGATGTCAGGCGTGGCGGGCATTGGCTTCTTTATCTGGGATGCCTATCAGCAAAACTATGTCAGCGAAATTATTGTCGCGGTGGTCTATATCGGTGCCATTGGTCTGATTTTGGATCGCTTGGTGGGCTTCCTGCAAAGCAAAATTGCACCAGCAAATCGCTAG
- a CDS encoding M1 family metallopeptidase produces the protein MTFDVTPAKSFVLSGARPHYSPDRPGRVEHIFLDLTLDLEAQTCWGQCYIHLRPLHSQLRYLRLNAVGQQIKGVTVQHQPQTFHYDGEFLDISLDESLGISPDQALLIAIDYRLEKPQRGLYFVPTHPPQAWTQGEDEDSRYWFPCFDYPGQLATSEIRARVRQPLQAISNGELRACYSEGEWQVFDWYQPQVHPTYLMTLAVGDFAVFDDQWQGKPVTYYVAKDRAADALRTLGKTPKMIDFFSRIYGYPYPYPKYAQVCVADFIFGGMENTSTTLLTDRCLLDERAAAEDFRSESLVAHELAHQWFGDLVVIKHWSHAWIKEGMASYAEVLWFEEEYGADFAAYYRLGELRSYLSEDSDRYRRPIVTHIYREAIELYDRHLYEKGACVYHMIRQELGEELFWKAIQTFVQTYAHQTVETVDLLRAIESATGRNLLPLFDQYVFRGGHPDFHVSYRWEAADQLAVLTVKQQQVTAGVTPLERNLFDLRIPIGIGTVDEQGQVSVKIMPLRIHEPEHTFYLPLPQQPSFVSFDAGNHTLKTVTLEYPLPELKAQLQDDPDVLGRIQAAIALGKKGNLEVVQVLAEALKREPFWGVRREIAKVLGTIQLDQSLAALKLALADHHPHVRAAAVEAIAGFKSAKAYELLKPIAKHGDPSYSVEAAALKGIGVIAAAKLQPKPKPAKVLKRLRKALETRQGWNEVVRCGAIAGVGQLKNLPEAVNLVLDYTAADVPQPLRLAAIRTLGTIGDRHHPQLQLILERLEQLSHETFFFTQMAVVEALSQIDHPRVLGILQQVGDRTTDGRIKRFVDESIAKVQKAIGSDDRLKTLETTLSELQKENQTLKSRLEELEARTKATNPESAPS, from the coding sequence ATGACGTTTGATGTCACTCCTGCAAAATCCTTTGTTCTCAGTGGTGCCCGCCCCCACTACAGTCCCGATCGCCCCGGACGGGTGGAACATATTTTCCTGGATTTGACGCTGGATTTAGAGGCTCAAACCTGCTGGGGACAGTGCTACATTCACTTGCGCCCCCTCCACTCTCAATTGCGATACCTACGCCTCAATGCCGTGGGGCAACAGATCAAGGGTGTGACCGTGCAGCACCAACCCCAAACCTTCCACTACGATGGCGAATTCCTGGATATTTCCCTCGATGAGAGCCTAGGGATTAGCCCCGATCAGGCGCTGCTGATTGCCATTGACTATCGCCTTGAGAAGCCTCAGCGAGGGTTATACTTTGTCCCCACCCACCCACCCCAAGCCTGGACTCAAGGGGAAGATGAGGACTCCCGCTATTGGTTTCCCTGTTTTGACTATCCTGGTCAACTGGCCACCTCAGAGATCAGAGCACGAGTGCGCCAACCCTTACAGGCCATTTCCAATGGTGAATTGCGTGCCTGTTATAGCGAGGGGGAGTGGCAAGTCTTTGATTGGTACCAGCCCCAAGTTCACCCCACCTACCTGATGACCTTGGCAGTGGGGGATTTTGCCGTTTTTGATGATCAGTGGCAGGGCAAGCCCGTCACCTACTACGTTGCTAAAGATCGCGCTGCCGATGCCCTACGCACCTTGGGCAAAACGCCAAAGATGATTGACTTTTTCAGCCGCATCTATGGCTATCCCTACCCCTACCCGAAATATGCCCAGGTGTGTGTGGCCGATTTTATCTTTGGCGGCATGGAAAATACCTCGACAACGCTGCTCACCGATCGCTGTCTTTTGGATGAGCGGGCAGCTGCGGAAGATTTTCGCAGTGAAAGCTTAGTTGCCCATGAGCTGGCACACCAGTGGTTTGGGGATCTGGTGGTGATCAAGCACTGGTCCCATGCCTGGATTAAGGAGGGCATGGCCTCCTATGCCGAGGTGCTGTGGTTTGAAGAGGAATATGGCGCTGATTTTGCCGCCTACTACCGTCTTGGGGAGTTGCGCAGCTACCTCAGTGAGGATAGCGATCGCTACCGCCGCCCCATTGTCACCCACATCTATCGCGAGGCCATTGAACTTTACGATCGCCACCTCTACGAAAAAGGCGCCTGTGTCTATCACATGATCCGCCAAGAACTCGGCGAAGAACTATTCTGGAAAGCCATTCAAACCTTTGTCCAGACCTACGCCCATCAAACCGTTGAAACGGTGGATCTCCTGCGGGCCATTGAAAGTGCCACTGGACGCAACTTACTTCCCCTCTTTGACCAATACGTGTTTCGCGGCGGTCATCCCGACTTCCATGTCAGCTATCGCTGGGAAGCAGCGGATCAATTGGCGGTTCTCACGGTCAAGCAGCAGCAGGTGACCGCAGGCGTTACCCCCCTAGAGCGCAATCTTTTTGATCTGCGGATTCCCATCGGTATCGGTACCGTAGATGAGCAGGGACAAGTGTCAGTGAAAATCATGCCGCTGCGCATTCATGAACCAGAGCACACCTTCTATCTACCGCTGCCACAGCAGCCCAGCTTTGTGAGTTTTGATGCCGGCAACCACACACTAAAGACTGTTACCCTAGAGTACCCCCTGCCAGAGCTGAAAGCGCAACTTCAGGACGACCCCGATGTGCTCGGACGCATTCAAGCCGCGATTGCCCTTGGTAAAAAAGGCAACCTAGAGGTGGTTCAAGTCCTTGCAGAGGCGCTGAAACGGGAACCCTTCTGGGGGGTTCGCCGCGAAATTGCCAAAGTCCTAGGCACAATTCAACTGGATCAAAGTTTAGCTGCCCTGAAACTGGCGCTTGCCGATCACCATCCCCATGTGCGCGCCGCAGCAGTGGAGGCCATTGCAGGATTTAAGTCCGCGAAAGCCTACGAACTCCTCAAGCCCATTGCCAAGCATGGCGACCCCAGTTATAGCGTTGAAGCAGCCGCCCTCAAAGGAATTGGTGTCATTGCCGCTGCCAAACTGCAACCGAAACCCAAGCCCGCAAAGGTGCTGAAACGACTGCGCAAAGCCTTAGAAACGCGCCAAGGCTGGAACGAGGTGGTTCGCTGTGGGGCGATCGCTGGTGTGGGGCAACTTAAGAATTTGCCTGAAGCGGTGAATTTAGTTCTCGACTATACTGCTGCCGATGTCCCGCAACCGTTGCGTTTAGCGGCCATTCGTACCCTTGGCACGATTGGCGATCGCCACCATCCCCAACTGCAGCTAATTCTGGAACGGCTAGAGCAACTGAGCCATGAGACCTTCTTCTTTACCCAGATGGCCGTTGTGGAGGCCCTGAGTCAAATTGACCATCCACGGGTTTTGGGTATCCTGCAACAGGTGGGCGATCGCACCACCGATGGCCGCATCAAGCGATTCGTGGATGAAAGCATTGCCAAGGTGCAAAAAGCCATTGGCAGTGATGATCGTCTCAAGACTCTAGAGACCACCCTCAGCGAATTGCAAAAGGAAAATCAAACCCTGAAAAGCCGCCTTGAAGAATTGGAGGCACGAACTAAGGCTACCAATCCGGAATCAGCCCCCAGTTAG